A region of Nitrospirota bacterium DNA encodes the following proteins:
- the trxB gene encoding thioredoxin-disulfide reductase has product MSLDVIIIGGGPAGLTAGLYASRARLKTLLIEKGFAGGQVMTTEWVENYPGFEEGISGAELSQRFEKHATKFGLDIIQGSVTEVSLKDKIKRITLENGIQYESKTVILATGASPKLLNIAGEGELRGKGVSYCAICDGAFFKGEKLAVIGGGDSAVEEAMFLTRFAEMVYIVHRRDRFRAAMIAQERASSNPKVKFILDSVPERIEGESGVKALHIKNVKTGEKSVLDVHGVFIYVGYNPNSAFLKGIVRLDDKGYIISDDRMATSAPGVYGVGDIRAGSLKQICTAVGDGATAAMSAEKYIENNFNEDQ; this is encoded by the coding sequence ATGAGCTTGGATGTAATAATTATCGGCGGAGGCCCTGCTGGTCTTACAGCAGGGCTTTATGCTTCAAGGGCAAGGCTGAAGACCCTTCTAATTGAAAAGGGTTTTGCAGGCGGACAGGTAATGACCACTGAGTGGGTCGAGAACTACCCCGGCTTTGAGGAAGGTATTTCCGGAGCTGAGCTCTCTCAGAGATTTGAAAAGCACGCCACAAAGTTCGGGCTTGATATTATCCAGGGATCGGTAACCGAGGTCTCTCTAAAGGACAAGATCAAGCGTATAACACTTGAGAACGGCATTCAGTACGAGTCAAAGACCGTTATTCTTGCTACCGGAGCGAGCCCCAAGCTTTTAAACATAGCTGGTGAGGGCGAGTTGAGGGGCAAAGGCGTTTCATATTGCGCGATATGCGACGGCGCATTTTTTAAGGGGGAGAAGCTTGCGGTGATCGGCGGAGGAGACTCTGCTGTTGAGGAGGCGATGTTTCTCACCAGGTTTGCCGAGATGGTCTATATTGTGCACAGGCGCGACCGTTTCAGGGCGGCCATGATAGCGCAGGAGAGGGCTTCCTCAAACCCCAAGGTTAAATTCATACTTGACTCCGTGCCTGAAAGGATAGAGGGTGAGAGCGGAGTAAAAGCCCTGCATATAAAGAATGTCAAGACCGGTGAAAAGTCTGTGCTTGATGTCCACGGGGTCTTTATATATGTCGGGTATAATCCGAATTCCGCATTTCTTAAAGGTATTGTCCGCCTTGATGACAAAGGCTACATAATTTCAGACGACAGGATGGCCACATCAGCTCCGGGAGTATATGGTGTAGGCGATATACGGGCAGGGTCATTAAAACAGATATGCACCGCAGTTGGTGACGGCGCTACAGCCGCCATGTCCGCTGAAAAATATATAGAGAATAACTTTAACGAGGATCAATAA